One genomic region from Camelus bactrianus isolate YW-2024 breed Bactrian camel chromosome 3, ASM4877302v1, whole genome shotgun sequence encodes:
- the DIMT1 gene encoding dimethyladenosine transferase isoform X1 — protein MPKIKSGASGRRLQRQQQRRELKSAGGLMFNTGIGQHILKNPLIVNSIIDKAALRPTDVVLEVGPGTGNMTVKLLEKAKKVIACELDPRLVAELHKRVQGTPLASKLQVMVGDVLKTDLPFFDACVANLPYQISSPFVFKLLLHRPFFRCAILMFQREFALRLVAKPGDKLYCRLSINTQLLARVDHLMKVGKNNFRPPPKVESSVVRIEPKNPPPPINFQEWDGLVRITFVRKNKTLSAAFKSSAVQQLLEKNYRIHCSVHNTIIPEDFSIADKIQQILTSTGFSDKRARSMDIDDFIRLLHGFNTEGIHFS, from the exons ATGCCGAAGATCAAGTCAGGGGCGAGCGGCCGCCGGCTCCAGCGTCAACAACAGCGCCGGGAGCTGAAGAGTGCCGGAG gactcATGTTCAACACGGGGATTGGGCAGCACATTTTGAAAAATCCTCTCATTGTTAACAGCATTATCGATAAG GCTGCCTTAAGACCAACTGATGTGGTGCTGGAAGTTGGCCCTGGAACTGGCAATATGACTGTGAAGTtgctagaaaaggcaaaaaag gtaaTTGCCTGTGAACTTGACCCACGGCTAGTAGCTGAACTTCACAAAAGAGTTCAGGGCAC ACCTCTGGCTAGCAAACTTCAAGTAATGGTGGGTGATGTGTTGAAAACAGATTTGCCATTCTTTGATGCTTGTGTGGCAAACTTGCCTTATcag ATCTCATCTCCTTTTGTCTTCAAGCTGCTGCTGCACCGACCTTTTTTCAG ATGTGCTATACTTATGTTTCAAAGAGAATTTGCTCTCCGACTGGTTGCAAAACCTGGGGATAAATTATACTGCAGACTCTCAATTAATACACAGCTGTTGGCACGTGTGGACCATCTAATGAAA GTTGGAAAGAATAACTTCAGACCACCACCCAAGGTGGAATCCAGTGTTGTAAGGATAGAACCTAAGAATCCACCACCACCTATCAATTTTCAG GAATGGGATGGCCTAGTAAGGATCACCTTTGTTAGGAAAAACAAGACGTTGTCTGCTGCATTTAA GTCAAGTGCAGTACAACAGCTATTGGAAAAAAACTACAGAATTCACTGTTCAGTCCATAATACT ATAATACCAGAAGATTTCAGCATAGCAGATAAAATACAGCAAATCCTAACCAGCACAGGTTTTAGTGACAAACGGGCCCGTTCCATGGACATAGATGACTTCATCag attGCTACATGGATTCAATACAGAAGGTATCCATTTTTCTTAG
- the DIMT1 gene encoding dimethyladenosine transferase isoform X2, translating into MVGDVLKTDLPFFDACVANLPYQISSPFVFKLLLHRPFFRCAILMFQREFALRLVAKPGDKLYCRLSINTQLLARVDHLMKVGKNNFRPPPKVESSVVRIEPKNPPPPINFQEWDGLVRITFVRKNKTLSAAFKSSAVQQLLEKNYRIHCSVHNTIIPEDFSIADKIQQILTSTGFSDKRARSMDIDDFIRLLHGFNTEGIHFS; encoded by the exons ATGGTGGGTGATGTGTTGAAAACAGATTTGCCATTCTTTGATGCTTGTGTGGCAAACTTGCCTTATcag ATCTCATCTCCTTTTGTCTTCAAGCTGCTGCTGCACCGACCTTTTTTCAG ATGTGCTATACTTATGTTTCAAAGAGAATTTGCTCTCCGACTGGTTGCAAAACCTGGGGATAAATTATACTGCAGACTCTCAATTAATACACAGCTGTTGGCACGTGTGGACCATCTAATGAAA GTTGGAAAGAATAACTTCAGACCACCACCCAAGGTGGAATCCAGTGTTGTAAGGATAGAACCTAAGAATCCACCACCACCTATCAATTTTCAG GAATGGGATGGCCTAGTAAGGATCACCTTTGTTAGGAAAAACAAGACGTTGTCTGCTGCATTTAA GTCAAGTGCAGTACAACAGCTATTGGAAAAAAACTACAGAATTCACTGTTCAGTCCATAATACT ATAATACCAGAAGATTTCAGCATAGCAGATAAAATACAGCAAATCCTAACCAGCACAGGTTTTAGTGACAAACGGGCCCGTTCCATGGACATAGATGACTTCATCag attGCTACATGGATTCAATACAGAAGGTATCCATTTTTCTTAG